The DNA segment CCGCAGGGGTGTTCCAGTAGCCCTCGGGCGTGGAGCCGAGGACGAAGTTGTCGAGGATGTCGATCTGCGAGAGGACCCGGAGGTTGTCGCTGATGTGCAGCTCCGGCGTGAGGCGGAAGCGCATGTTGGCGCCCGCCTGGGTGTTGTTCTCGCAAGGCGTGGTCGCCGCGGGATCGTCGCCGCAGAGGCGGACGGTCTGCACCTCGCCCGTCATCGGGTTGTAGGCGTTGTCGGGCGGCTGCGGCCAGAGCGCGCGATCGGCGGCGTCGCGGCGGCCGAGCGCGAAGTGGTGGAAGAGCTCGGCGCGGACGCGGAAGAGGCCGTGAATCTCGAGGCTCGGTCGGGCCTGCGACCACCAGTCTTCGGCGAAGACGTCGCTCGGCCGCACGCCGACGTCGCCCGTGGGCGGCGGCCTGTCCGCGCCCTGGCGCGTGAGCGCGCGCGTGTCGCGATCCGGATCCGGCGTCGCAGCGACCGGCGCCGCGGGCTTCTGCGCGGGCTTCGGCGTGGTCTCGGGCGCAGGCTCGGGCGTAGCCTCGGGCGCGGCCTCGGGCGTCGTGCCGTTCGGGGGCACGAGCGGCTCGTCCGCAGGGCGCGCGGCGTCCGCCGGCGGGGTCGTGGGGGCATCCGTGGGCGGGGGCGGAGGCGGCGCCGGCGCCGCAGGCTGGGCCAGGGCAGAGGCCGGAGCGCAGAGGCTCATGAGGAGCCCCACGAGGGATAGGTACCGCGACGAAGTTCGCATCGGCTTTGCTGCGTGGGTCGTAACGAGGTCCGTCTCACCATGCCCGCGCCGGTTTTGCCGGGCGCTCGGGCAGGGGCGATGTCTCACGCCGGGCGGGTGTGGTCAACGTGGATCGATGTTGGCTAGAGGGCCATGGGGTTTGGAGCGACGTGCCTCGGGGAAAACCCGGCCCTGCCCGGCGTCGCGGACGGGGCGCGCCCGTGCCTCCGCACCAAGCTTCCGCAACGTCAGCCGGCCGCCGATCCCCGTCCAGTACGGCCAGAACGGCCCGAATTGTCACCCGAATCCAGGATCCCCGTTGCCACGCTCGGGACGGTCTTCTATTCCTGCAATTCTCGTGTACCGCCGTTCCCAGCGTGCCGGTTTGCGGTCCGCGCAAGAGGGTTGATGAGAACGCGACTATCGCCAAGGCTGCTCACACTTCTGGGACTTGCCTCCGTCTCGCTCGTACCGACCGCGGCGCTGGCCCAACAGTCCGCTGCGGATGGCGCGAAGGAGGGAGAGTTCTCCGTCCAGCGGTTCGAAGCCGCGCCGGGCTCGAAGAACTACCTCACGGTCGAGGGCGCCCGCATGGACGCCGCGATGGGCTTCACCGCGGGCGTGATGGTGAACTACGCGAACAAGCCGTTCGTGGTGAAGAGCTGCAGGGCCCAGACGGACTGCAGCGCGCCGAACGCGACGACCGAGGACGTCCCCGTGATCAACGACATGTTCACGGCCGACGTGCTGGCGTCGCTCACGCCGGTGCCGATGGTGCAGATCGGTCTGCGCCTGCCCGTGACGTACGTGAGCGGATCGGGCATCGACCTGGCAGACGGCGGCCCGGCCGACGGCGGGCTGAAGGCGTTCGGCGTGGGTGACGCGACGCTCGAAGGCAAGTTCCGCTTCTTCGGTGATCCGAAGACGAGCGCCGTGGTGCTCGGCGGCGCCGTCGACGTGTCCGCGCCGCTCGGGACGATCACGGCGAAGGACAAGTACATCGGCAACAGCATGCCGATCACGGCCGGCGGCCGGCTGATCTTCGACGGCTCGTTCGGCCCGGTCTCGTTCGGCTTGAACCTGCGCGGCGTCTACCGCCCGGAGGCGCGGCTCGGCTCGACGGTCGTGGGTCCCTTCGAGTTCCGCTACGGCGCTGCGGTCGGCTACCGCGTGAGCCCGACGGTCCGGGTGCTCGCCGAAGGGTTCGGCGGGACGAAGTTCAGCTCGCAGAACGGGACGAACTCGCTCGAGGTCGACGGCGCCATCCAGATCACGCCGCTCTCGTTGCCTGTCGCGTTCACGCTGGGCGGCGGCGGCGGCGTGCTGCAAGGCGTGGGCGTGCCGCTCTTCCGCGCGCTCGGCGGCGTGGCCTTCGTGGCCGAGGTCGGCGACGAGGACGGCGACGGCATCAACGACAAGGACGACAAGTGTCCGTCGATCGCCGAGGACAAGGACGGCTTCGAAGACGACGACGGCTGCCTCGAGGACGACAACGATCAGGACAAGGTCCCGGACCTCCAGGACAAGTGTCCGCTGAAGCCGGAGACGATCAACGGCCTGCAAGACGACGACGGCTGTCCCGACGAGCTGCCGGACAAGGACAAGGACGGCATCGGCGACGCCGACGACAAGTGCCCGGACGACTTCGGCAAGATGCGCGTGAAGGAGTTCTACGGCTGTCCGGACAAGGACCAGGACGGCATCGCCGACAAGGCCGACGGCTGCCCCGATCAACCGGAAGACACGGACGGCTTCGCCGACACCGATGGCTGCCCGGATCCGGACAACGACGGCGACAAGATCAACGACGAGCTCGACGAGTGCATCGAGCAGCCCGAGGTCTACAACGGCTTCAAGGACACGGACGGCTGCCCCGACGAGTCGCCGGACTCGGACAAGGACGGCATCCCGGACGAGAAGGACAAGTGCCCGCAGAAGCCGGAGAACCTCAACGGCTTCGAGGACATGGACGGCTGCCCGGACAAGGGCCCGTCGCTCGTCCAGATCACGGAGGACGACGTCAAGATCCTCCAGCGCGTCGACTTCGCGACCAACAGCGACAAGATCCAGGGCGCGACGAGCTTCGCCGTGCTCAACGCGGTGGCGAGCGTGCTCGAGATCCACAAGGAGATCTTCCTCGTGGAGATCGCAGGCCACACGGACAACGTGGGCAAGGTCGAGGAGAACCGCGCTCTGTCGCAGAAGCGCGCCGAGGCCGTGGTCAAGTACCTGGTCGACAAGGGCATCGACAAGGCGAGGCTCGTGGCGAAGGGCTACGGGCCCGACAAGCCGATCGGCGACAACAAGTTCGCTGCCGGCCGCCAGAAGAACCGCCGCGTCGAGTTCAACATCCTGAAGTCGGCGAAGAAGACCCAGGCGGCCCCGCCTCCGTGACGGTGAGGGGGCTCCGGTCGGACTGCGTTGCAGTCCTTCCTCTGCCCCCCCCCACCCCCCGCGCTTTCGGTCCGAGAGCGATCCCTGATTCGATCCAAAAGGAACCAAATCCCGCGCCGGGTGTCCTGGTAGAGTCTTCTCGACAGGATCGGGGGCTTCCTGTGCCTCCGTCTTTCGTCGATGCGGAGGCACCCCAGGATGTCCTCGAACCTCGCCCGTCCGCGCTTGGCCGTCGTCGTGCTGGCGCTCCTCACCCTGGTTTGTCCAGGGCTCCTCACCGCATGTCGTGAGCCGGAGCGACCGCTCCACCCACGATCCCAGACCTGGGCCGAGCTACGGACGGTCCGGCGCGACGTGACGGTCGCGCCACCCGGCGAGCCGGAGCGGCCTCCATACCCGCGCGAACGGCTCGTGGACGGAGAGGTGGTGCGGGTGCAAGAGGACGGGCTCGCGTGGCTGCGTCGGGACGGGGGCGCGACGCTGCTCGTCCGAGGGCCCGCCGAGCTCGCCCTGCACGCCGACGTGATCACCATCAAGCACGGGCGCGTCTTCGTGGATACGCCCGCGACCATCACCACGGAGCTCGAGACGCCGACGGGCCCGCTGCACCTCGCGCAGGTGCGCGCGAGCATCGACGTGGCCCGGAAAGACGGCGCGACGGACGTGTACGTGCTCGCCGGCGAGGTCCGCACGGACGGCTCGGCGCGCGCGACGGCCGGGGAGCGGCTCCTGCTCGAGCCGCACAAAGGCCAGCCGATCGCGAGGACGTCGCCGGTGCTGACGTGGGAGGACTGGACGGGCGGGCTCGCGACGACGGATCGCTCGGCCGAACCCTCGCCCTACGGCGTGGGCACGGTGGGCGCGCGGCGGCCGGGCGAGCAAGGCGCGCCGCGCTTCCCGCTCGCGATCCAGAGGCTCGACGTGCGCGTGTCGATCCAGGAGGACTTCGCGATCACCGAGGTCGACGAGGTCTTCTTCAACCCGAGCTCGGCGACGGTCGAGGGCATCTACCGCTTCCGCACGCCCGCGGGCGCGACGCTGCACAAGTTCGGCGTGGATCGCGACGGCGTGGTGTTCTGGGGCTACGTCAAGGAGAAGCAGGCCGCCGCGGCGCAGTACCAGGCGAACGTCTACGAAGGCAGCAAGGAAGATCCCGCGCTGCTCGAGTGGGAGGCGCCCGGCGTGTACAAGGCGCGGCTCTACCCGATCCTGCCCGGACAATCGCGGCGGGTCGTGGTGCGTTACGCCGAGTGGCTCGGCCGAACGGGGCCACGCGGCGAGCGGCGGCTCTACGTGTACCCGATGGCCGCCGAAGGCGCAGAAGGGTCACTGCCACACATCGAGGAGCTGACGGCGACGATCGATCTCGCGCGTGCTTCTGCGCGCGAGGTGCGCACGGGCATGAGCGGCGCGCGCGAGGGCGGGACGATCACGGTGCGCGCGCAGGACTTCGTGCCGAGGGCCGATCTCGCGATCGAGCTCTTCGACGACGGCCTCGTCGCGCCGCGTGGATACAGCGCGCCCCACACGATGGACCTCGAGACGGTGCCGCCGTCCGAGCGCGCAGACGCGGCGAAGCGCGCGAAGACGGAGGCCGACTACGTGATCGTGCCTGTGCGAGCGGCCGACGTGCCGCTCTCGAAGGGCGGGCTCGATCTGGCGATCGTGATCGACACGTCGGCGGCGACGGACGCGGCGTCGCTCGCGATCGCGCGCGCGACGACGGCGGCCCTGCTCGCGCACCTCGGCAAGGACGATCGGGTGGGCGTGTTCGGAGGGGACACGTCGCTCGTGCCCCTGGTGCCAGGAAAAACGGGCCTCGGGACGATCGACGAGGCCGGGCGGCGCGAGGTGCTCGCGCGGATGTCGCAGATCGAGCGGGGCGGAGCGACGGATCTCGGTGCGATGTTGAGCCAGGCCGCGGCGCTCCTGGATCCGGCGCGGCGCGGCGCGGTGGTGTACGTCGGCGACGGCGCGCCCACGGTCGGCGAGCTGCGGCTGCAGGAGCTGCGCGATCGGATGGCGAAGCTGCCGAGGCCGGTGCGGATGTTCGGCGTGGGCGTGGGCGACGAGGCCGACATGGCGCTGCTCGAAGGCCTCGCGCGTGGTGGTTTTGCCGAGCGCGTGGCCGACGCGAACGCGGCGGCGCGCGTGGCGCTCAGGCTGCTCGAGCACGCGGAGCGTCCGGTTTGGCTGGGCGCGCAGGTGGACCTCGGGCCCACGGTGGAGCGGATCTTCCCGCGGGATCTCGGCGCGCTGGTGGCGGACGAGAGCATCGCGGTGATCGGCCGCGTGACGGCCGGAGGGCTGCCCACGACGGTGGCGCTGACCGGGCCCGCGGGTACGGTCAAGACAAACATGCAGGTGACGCGGATCGAGGATCACGGAGACCTGCGGCGTCGATGGGCGGAGGGGCGTCTCTTGCAGATGATGGCCGAGGCGACGGGGCGCGCGGCGATGGTGGATCTCGGCTCGCGGCACGCGATCATCACGCCGGTCACGTCGCTCTACGTGCCGACGAAGAACGAGATGACGCCCGAGGAGCGCGCGGAGCTCGAGCGCAAGAAGGGCATGGCGCGCAGCCTCGTGGAGACGAAGCGCCGGATGGGATGGACGCCGATCATCAAGTCGGACGTCGACGTCGACGAGGAGGAGGCAAAGCCCGAGGCCGAGCTCGCCGCTGCGCCGAACGCCGACAACAAGGAAGGTGGCACGGGCACGCGGGCGAAGGGCGAAGAGGGCTCGATGGGCAACCCCACGCGCTCCTCGGGCAACCGCTACGGCGTGCAAGGGCCCGCGGACAACGCCGACTCGCGGCAAGCCGCGATGC comes from the Polyangium spumosum genome and includes:
- a CDS encoding OmpA family protein; the protein is MRTRLSPRLLTLLGLASVSLVPTAALAQQSAADGAKEGEFSVQRFEAAPGSKNYLTVEGARMDAAMGFTAGVMVNYANKPFVVKSCRAQTDCSAPNATTEDVPVINDMFTADVLASLTPVPMVQIGLRLPVTYVSGSGIDLADGGPADGGLKAFGVGDATLEGKFRFFGDPKTSAVVLGGAVDVSAPLGTITAKDKYIGNSMPITAGGRLIFDGSFGPVSFGLNLRGVYRPEARLGSTVVGPFEFRYGAAVGYRVSPTVRVLAEGFGGTKFSSQNGTNSLEVDGAIQITPLSLPVAFTLGGGGGVLQGVGVPLFRALGGVAFVAEVGDEDGDGINDKDDKCPSIAEDKDGFEDDDGCLEDDNDQDKVPDLQDKCPLKPETINGLQDDDGCPDELPDKDKDGIGDADDKCPDDFGKMRVKEFYGCPDKDQDGIADKADGCPDQPEDTDGFADTDGCPDPDNDGDKINDELDECIEQPEVYNGFKDTDGCPDESPDSDKDGIPDEKDKCPQKPENLNGFEDMDGCPDKGPSLVQITEDDVKILQRVDFATNSDKIQGATSFAVLNAVASVLEIHKEIFLVEIAGHTDNVGKVEENRALSQKRAEAVVKYLVDKGIDKARLVAKGYGPDKPIGDNKFAAGRQKNRRVEFNILKSAKKTQAAPPP
- a CDS encoding VIT domain-containing protein, with product MSSNLARPRLAVVVLALLTLVCPGLLTACREPERPLHPRSQTWAELRTVRRDVTVAPPGEPERPPYPRERLVDGEVVRVQEDGLAWLRRDGGATLLVRGPAELALHADVITIKHGRVFVDTPATITTELETPTGPLHLAQVRASIDVARKDGATDVYVLAGEVRTDGSARATAGERLLLEPHKGQPIARTSPVLTWEDWTGGLATTDRSAEPSPYGVGTVGARRPGEQGAPRFPLAIQRLDVRVSIQEDFAITEVDEVFFNPSSATVEGIYRFRTPAGATLHKFGVDRDGVVFWGYVKEKQAAAAQYQANVYEGSKEDPALLEWEAPGVYKARLYPILPGQSRRVVVRYAEWLGRTGPRGERRLYVYPMAAEGAEGSLPHIEELTATIDLARASAREVRTGMSGAREGGTITVRAQDFVPRADLAIELFDDGLVAPRGYSAPHTMDLETVPPSERADAAKRAKTEADYVIVPVRAADVPLSKGGLDLAIVIDTSAATDAASLAIARATTAALLAHLGKDDRVGVFGGDTSLVPLVPGKTGLGTIDEAGRREVLARMSQIERGGATDLGAMLSQAAALLDPARRGAVVYVGDGAPTVGELRLQELRDRMAKLPRPVRMFGVGVGDEADMALLEGLARGGFAERVADANAAARVALRLLEHAERPVWLGAQVDLGPTVERIFPRDLGALVADESIAVIGRVTAGGLPTTVALTGPAGTVKTNMQVTRIEDHGDLRRRWAEGRLLQMMAEATGRAAMVDLGSRHAIITPVTSLYVPTKNEMTPEERAELERKKGMARSLVETKRRMGWTPIIKSDVDVDEEEAKPEAELAAAPNADNKEGGTGTRAKGEEGSMGNPTRSSGNRYGVQGPADNADSRQAAMRDAAEFGMIGLLNAGSGGDPNAPTAPWGRDDSLGGDALSARGNQWGDTTGDSFGAGGLGLSGVAAGGGGRGEGIGLGNIGTIGHGAGTGTGQGFGSGAGRLGGSHRSAPPKIMEAPIAMPSSAATAAPAAPRPAPQAAPSLPAGLAKQSNAPGDPLTGAEVLDGKATAGEVDVPKADEAQKAAEKKAKGAAGSSGRFTLVVQVGDVPHKASPCSGAALVPFGERVGLWRERFGRVAGNPLGVQSVYRAALSACEAPTWRERSKLVSLMLDAMPSIASKVSLWRVMFTDLGVADALYRGILARVRTAQEMRELHAALGLKTMDPGLLEKLIKDTKSPDERVKKLRELVAQWPNDFALALRLLDMLEDAGDDAGARELGRTLRSRPDADARVRTAVGELYLRLAVKETDAGKKAAYEAEARRSFGEIVEFAPDDPVARRRLGDLLRAHGWYADAARQYETLARLAPDDTSVSLLLAAAAEGTGKLEEAIKWTEKGGAAGAPDAEQSPAVTARAFAATYLAWGRLEAQKAGKKDEEQTLRARLLRVISTERAAGKAPRGARVSLTWSHPEFHPSLWTNALGTQMPAPEGDVTLGISQALLPMRPDARVEVRIEGEDVEHAARLGAEAVLTVIFDEGEDGETIVKQTIRFARGGKPVRAFAISKGEAREVEP